Part of the Aquabacterium sp. NJ1 genome, CACATTGGGGTTGCTCACATTGGAGAACAGCGGGTCATCAGGGTAGACGCTGTGAAGCCGGCGCAAACGGTCCGGCACGGCATACATCACATCGCCGTCTTTGGCCAGCACGGCGGCCAGCGCTTCCGAGCTCAAGCCCTGCGCCATCGCCACATGCACACGCGGGCCAACCTCTCGCCCGTCCTGCACCACCAGGCCACGGCGCTGCCCCAGCCTTTGCATGAGGTGCGTCTGCGTCGAGCCACCCGCAGACTGCACCTGCACCACGCTGCTCCTGAGCACACTGGCGTCCGGCTTGAGCTTGACGATGACCCGCCCGTACGTGCCGTCTGCCGCCTGTACCAACGGGGCTGCGGCCAGCAGAAGTGCGGCACCGAGTCGTGGCCACCATCGGGCCTTGCTTGAAAAACTCATCGCTACTGCCTTTCGGGCATCCAAGGCTGGCATGCCCCCTTCACGCCTTTTCGGACAAGCCGTGAACACCGTCATCAAATTGCCTCATTTCGCAGCACTCCAACGCTCACCCCAGGGGGAACCCGCGTTCCTCAAAGCTTGCCAACAAGGTTATCCACAGGATACGGGGATAAGTCCATATGCAGATGCGCCATTTCGACGACATGACAAGGCCACCTGCAAGGGTACTGTCCAAAATTCACGGTCTGCGGCGCTACAGTGGCCCGTTCAACGATTTACCAACAGGAGGCTTTACCAATGAAACACACTCACTGGCTGTCGACCGCGGCCATGATGCTGGCCCTCGCAGCTTGCTCGACCCCCTACAGCCCCAACGGGCAGGCCAGCGCCAACGCCCCCGGCATGGGTGGCGGTGAACGCGGCACGATGGGCGGCATGATGGGCGGTCAAGGCATGATGGGCCAGGGCATGATGCAAGGCATGGCCATGGCCACCTTGACGCCCACCCAGGGCAACACGGCCCGCGGCATGGTGGTCTTCCACCAGATGCAGGACCACATGATGGTGCACGCGCACATCACGGGCGTGGCGCCCAATTCCGAGCATGGCTTTCACCTGCATGACGTGGGCAGCTGCGCCAGCACGGACGGCACCAGCGCCGGTGGCCACTTCAACCCAGGCAAGACCGCCCACGGCCCGCAGGACGCCGAGCACCATGCCGGCGACATGCCCAGCCTGAAGGCCGACGCCGACGGCGTGATCGACCAGAAGTTCATGTTGCACGGCGTGACGATCAAGGGCGACGCCAACAGCATCGACGGCCGCAGCGTGATCCTGCATGCCAATGCCGACGACTACAAGACCCAGCCGACCGGCAACTCGGGCGCCCGCATCGCCTGCGGTGTGATCGCCACGCACCCCTGAGCCACCTGGGCGAGCCGCTCAAGCGCGGCCTGCGCACTCACAGCAGGCTGGACGCGACGTTGATGGTCAGGGCCACCAGGCTGGTGTTGAACAGGAACGCCAGCACGCAGTGCACCAGGCCGACACGCCGCATGCCGGAGCTGCTGATCGACACATCGGCCGTCTGGCCCGATGTGCCGATCACGGCGGCAAAGTAGAGAAAGTCCAGGTAATCGGGGTCGGGCGTGTCAGGGAACTGCAGCCCGCCTGGCTGCCCCTGGCGTCGTGCCGAATAAAAATCGTGCGCATAGTGCAGCGCGAACATCACCTGCGTGAACGCCCAGGACGACAGGATCGTGCCGCCCGCCAGCGCAATGTGTGCCATGCGGGCCGCCCCGGTGAAATCCTTGGCCACGGACAACTCCGCCACGATGGAGCCCAGACTGGCCAGCGCCGAGATCACCACCAGCGTCAGGATGGCCGCCGCGCCATCGTCCTGCTGGCACGCGCGCCGCTGAATCTGCGCCTTGCTCGAACGCGCCATCATCCAGCCCGCGAGCGCCAGGTAGGCCCAGGCCCCCACGTTCCAGCCGATGATCCAGCGCGTGATCTCGCGCGTGGCTTCATGCAGGGGCAAGGCCAGCGCCACCGTGATGCCCAAACCGCCTGCGATGAACAGGCGCGGCCGGATGTGAATCTGCCGCAGCAGCGGCACCTTGTGCAGGTTCATGCGCCGGATCATAACGAGGGCTGGCCCGGCTCAGGGCTTGTCGGCATGCAGGTTCATGGGCGGCACGCACTTGACCAGCACGGCCACGATGACCATCAAGCCCACCACGATCCACTGCCCATCATGGATGGCACTGACCAGCCCGTGGCGCGCCACATCCAGCAAGGCCGAAGTGTCCTGCCCGGCCTGGGTCACCAAGGCGTTCAAGCGCGTGACCTCGGACGCATCCACCAGGATCTGCGGGTCGCTCAACCATGGGAGCCACCGGGTCTGGCCACGCTGCACCAAGGCCTGCTCGACGGCCTGCACATAGTGGTGCGACACCAGCGTGCCCACCAGGGCCGTGCCCAGCATGCCGCCCATCATGCGCGTGGACTGCAGCATGGCCGTGGCCACGCCCAGTTGCTGGCGCTGCGCACTGGCCTGGGTGAACAAGGTGAGGTTAGGCAGCAGCACACCGATACCGAGCCCGCCTGTCATCATCGCGGCCACCACCAGGGCATGTGGCGTGCTCGCCGTGACCTGTGTGAGCGCCAGCGCGGCCAGCCAGAACAGGGCGGCGCCCACGTACAGCATCCAGTTGGGTGAAGACAACCTCGTCACGATGCGGCCATTGGTGATGCTGCCCACCGTGATGAAGACGGCAAACGGCGTGATCAACAAGCCCGCCTGATTCGGCGACAAGCCGAAGCCCCCCTGGAACATCAACGGCGCGTAGTACATCACCGCGAACATGCAAAAGCCCATGGACAGCGAGAGCGTGAACAAGGGCACCAGGTGCCGGTCGGACAACAGGCTCATGGGCAGCACGGGATTGGGGCAACGCCGCTCCCACCAGATCAACGTCACCAGCGACACGGCCATCACACAAGCCAGCGCCAGCAACCAGGCCACCGGCTTGTGCTGCGGCCACCACTCGACCAGCAACTGCATGCTGCCCAGGCACAGCGCGATGAGCGCCGAGCCCTGCCAGTCCAGCGGCTTGGGCTCGTGCTCGGCGTGGCGGATGTGCGGCAGGTAGCGCGACACGAACAACAAGCTGGCCAGGCCCACCGGCAGGTTGACGAAGAACACCGAGCGCCAGCCCCAGTGCTCGGTGAGGTAACCGCCCATGGACGGCCCCACCGCATTGGCCAGCCCGAAGCTGGTGCTGAACATGATCTGCCAGCGCAGCCGCGATCTGGGGTCGGGAAACAGGTCGGGGATGCAGGCAAAGGTGGTGGCCACCAGCATGCCCCCGCCGATGCCTTGTGCACCACGCGCCAGCACCAGTTGC contains:
- a CDS encoding DUF1345 domain-containing protein — encoded protein: MNLHKVPLLRQIHIRPRLFIAGGLGITVALALPLHEATREITRWIIGWNVGAWAYLALAGWMMARSSKAQIQRRACQQDDGAAAILTLVVISALASLGSIVAELSVAKDFTGAARMAHIALAGGTILSSWAFTQVMFALHYAHDFYSARRQGQPGGLQFPDTPDPDYLDFLYFAAVIGTSGQTADVSISSSGMRRVGLVHCVLAFLFNTSLVALTINVASSLL
- a CDS encoding MDR family MFS transporter codes for the protein MLGLCFVLILVALDQTVIGTALPTVVAELHGFDLYAWVGTAYLLTSIITVPIFGKLGDEHGRKPFVLAAIVLFTAASMLCGWAQNMPQLVLARGAQGIGGGMLVATTFACIPDLFPDPRSRLRWQIMFSTSFGLANAVGPSMGGYLTEHWGWRSVFFVNLPVGLASLLFVSRYLPHIRHAEHEPKPLDWQGSALIALCLGSMQLLVEWWPQHKPVAWLLALACVMAVSLVTLIWWERRCPNPVLPMSLLSDRHLVPLFTLSLSMGFCMFAVMYYAPLMFQGGFGLSPNQAGLLITPFAVFITVGSITNGRIVTRLSSPNWMLYVGAALFWLAALALTQVTASTPHALVVAAMMTGGLGIGVLLPNLTLFTQASAQRQQLGVATAMLQSTRMMGGMLGTALVGTLVSHHYVQAVEQALVQRGQTRWLPWLSDPQILVDASEVTRLNALVTQAGQDTSALLDVARHGLVSAIHDGQWIVVGLMVIVAVLVKCVPPMNLHADKP
- a CDS encoding superoxide dismutase family protein is translated as MKHTHWLSTAAMMLALAACSTPYSPNGQASANAPGMGGGERGTMGGMMGGQGMMGQGMMQGMAMATLTPTQGNTARGMVVFHQMQDHMMVHAHITGVAPNSEHGFHLHDVGSCASTDGTSAGGHFNPGKTAHGPQDAEHHAGDMPSLKADADGVIDQKFMLHGVTIKGDANSIDGRSVILHANADDYKTQPTGNSGARIACGVIATHP